A single genomic interval of Rhododendron vialii isolate Sample 1 chromosome 3a, ASM3025357v1 harbors:
- the LOC131320595 gene encoding LOB domain-containing protein 12-like, with protein sequence MGGNGNSPCASCKLLRRRCAKECIFAPYFPSDDPHKFALVHKVFGASNVSKMLQELPIQQRGDAVNSLVYEANARVRDPVYGCVGAISYLQSQVSQLQMQLAVAQAEILLCIQMQQDPAIPPAPQLVDSDDKSFFLQNNAPQYLHFAPSSYVIQDYSLKKEPLFGQDIVSS encoded by the exons atGGGTGGGAATGGAAACTCTCCTTGTGCTTCCTGCAAGTTGCTCCGGCGTCGTTGTGCCAAGGAGTGCATCTTTGCTCCTTACTTCCCTTCCGACGACCCCCATAAATTCGCGTTGGTTCACAAGGTCTTTGGTGCTAGCAATGTTAGCAAAATGttgcag GAACTTCCAATCCAGCAGAGAGGAGATGCAGTGAACAGTCTAGTATACGAGGCAAATGCAAGAGTGAGAGACCCGGTCTACGGTTGCGTGGGGGCAATTTCTTATTTGCAAAGCCAGGTTTCTCAGCTACAAATGCAGCTGGCTGTGGCCCAGGCAGAGATCCTCCTCTGCATCCAGATGCAGCAAGACCCTGCAATACCACCAGCCCCACAACTAGTTGACTCGGATGACAAAtcttttttcctccaaaacaaTGCCCCCCAGTATCTCCATTTTGCCCCTTCTAGCTATGTAATTCAGGACTACTCACTTAAGAAGGAACCTCTCTTTGGACAAGACATTGTTTCTTCttaa